From Podospora bellae-mahoneyi strain CBS 112042 chromosome 5, whole genome shotgun sequence:
GgcgatgggggggaggtttggtAGTTTTGATGCTGGGTGTGCATTCAGTTGTGGCCAGATGCTCAGTCGTCAGAGAGTGCTGGGTTCGCGGGATTCAGCTCTCCCTCGGGTCGGTTGGTCTGTGTCGTGTGAGACACCAGGTTGTCGTGTGGTTTGCTGGTGCGCGAGCTTCAGCTTCGTGTCGGTTCCGTCACAGTCCAAAAGGGGCACAATTACAAGCCTTATCGGCAAGCTATCCTCCCGATAAGCGAGGGTTATTGGCCGGACTTGTTCTCGAATAAATATGGGGCCACGGGATCTGTCAAGCCACATTTATGCTTAAACGTTCTAAGTGTGGCTTGGGGCACAGGGACTTGGCACTGCAACCCCTTtgggcaggaggagcagggaTCCCACGATCGCGGGGGTCCATATTGCTGTCTCTCACTGCCTTTTATGAACTGAATCCCGTCAGATGGGACATTCGTGAGTTATCTATTTCAAGATTTAACTGATTTAAGAAAGCCAACGGGGTCGTGTTAAAGAACAATTGTTTACTATCCGAACAAAATCCCAAAAaacaccaccttcacccaccatctcatcaaccaccgcCACAACCATGACAGCAGACGACCCCCCTAACCCCGAGCCGACGCTCGACATTGACAGACACCTAAAATACTGGAAGATGTGCCTCCagtcccctctcccccaccactaCCTCTCCAACGAAGGAAACCGCATGGCCCTGGCCTacttcatcatcaactctATCGCCATACTCACACCTCATgctaacaacaacaacaacaacaacaccactgATAACAACCTCATCACTCCGCAGGACCGGAGAAAGCTCCGAAAATGGGTCCTCTCCCATCAGCACCCAGGAGGTGGCTTCTCCCCTGCCTCGTCACTTGTCTACCCCCTTCACGGTTATGAGCAGTCGGAGCCAGAAACAGGATCTCAACCGGCAGAAGCAGCCGGAATGGCCAATGCGCCAGGGACTTTATTTGCATTGCAGCTACTGGCGCTGTTGGCAGATGAGGATGATCCAGAGGGGGCATTTGACGGGGTCGACAGAGCACAAACACTCCGCTGGTTACGGAGGCTGCAGAGAAAGGACGGGAGTTTCGGGGAAgtgttgaggttgctgcCTGGTCAGGGGTGGTTCATCGGGGGAGGGTACGACATGCGGTATTGCTACATCGCCGCGTCGATAcggtggatgttgaggggggatgtcgaggagggtgagccagggtgggtggaggatattgataaggagaggttgacgagTTATATCCTCAGCAGTCAGGTGAGGTGCTCTCTGTTTCTTACCTCACTTCCATCGCTGACTGACAATCTGGAAGACATACGACGGCGGCTTCGCAGGCAGCTCACAGGAAGAACCCCATGCAGGATATGCCTACTGCGCCATCTCTGCGctttccctcctcgaccGCCCGTTGCACACAACCAGCcgaccaccccctccctccccatcactctCCCGCATCCGTGACCTCCCCTCCTTAATCCACTGGCTCACCTCCCGCCAATTCATCTACCTCGAACACTCACCCCCTGTTccagaacaagaagaagaagaagaagacccagtcaacttcctcctcccccctctcacatccctttctctctctccacccCTCATAGCCTCCAACGGCCGCACAAACAAAGTAGCCGACACGTGTTACACCTGGTGGGTCGTAGCAGCGCTATCCAACCTCTGCCAGTTGCAGCTACTCGGCGACTGGGCACCAGCGAGACGGTTCctgctggagaagatggcgCATCGGATAGGCGGGTTTAGTAAATACCCTGGTGGACCACCGGACGTGTACCACAGCTGTTTTGGGCTGACGGTCATGTCGTTGATGGGGGAGCCGGGATTGCAGAAgttggatggggggttggcggtgccgGTTGTGACGGTGGGGGTTATTGAACAggcgaggggggagttgttgagaagggcgaggggggagacgaaggggaagggggtggtggaattggggttgaggatgaggggggggacgACGAGGccggggtggttgagggggtttaATTAGAGGTGTTATCCTACAAAGGGTGATGAGGACTtctggatgggttggttaGTGTACCATATATACTTAATATTGGGATGTAATTGTGAGATCATTGGGACGCATCTTGGCATTTTTGCTGTCAATACCGCAACTTGGGCGCCTTTCTCATATCCgcaaaataaaataaaataaagaTCTTGACTGTGCATTAAAGGGAGATTCGGGAGAAACTTGGCTAAATGCAAAAAATGATGTTGTGTCCCCTCGACCGGAATCGAGCCGGTGACCTTTCGGTATCGATAAACTACATTTACAGCCGAACGTGATAGCCAACTACACCACAAGGGGATTTGATTTGATGGTTGCAAGTCGCAGAATGCGCACTTATGGTGATGTGGGGAACATGCGGGATTTTTGTGTTGATCCACGCCTGGGCAAACACTTCCAGTCAAACATGTCAGATGATACCTTGATACAAATCCAACGGCTCTTTATATTTTATCTCACCAAATCATGTATATCACCATCCAATTCACAaatccccttcctcctcctcctcctcctccccctcacccaacACATGCAAAATCAACTTCCTatacccctccaccgcctcctccaggtccctcaccctcaacccttcatcatccccatgCGCAACAAGGATACTCCCCGGCCCATAGAGATAACTCGTatgccccccctccaaattCGGAACATCAGTCCCATAACTCGCAACCATAGTCTCAAACCCGTCAACTTCACACTTGCACTTGACCGGTCCATACCCGCCAAACCACTCTGAACTGAGCGCATCCCCGTCTGTCTCCTTGAGAATGTGCTCAATCTTGGCGATAACATCCTTATGTCCCTCCTTTTGACTTCCCGATGCCACCCGAACAGCAAGTCTAGCGCTCGCCGACTTGGGTATCACATTCGCtgccacccccccctccagaaCCCCGATATTAACTGTCGTGTTGCCGTACCTCTCGCTCGAACCAAGGTCAGTGTTAAGGATAGTGTGCAAACTGCGAATCAGCACCTCATTGGCAGATTTGCCTAGCTGTGGGTAGCCTGAATGACCAGCCTTTCCTCGAGAGTGAACAATCCCATTGGTAATCCCCTTGTGGCCGCACGCAAGTTTGTTCTCTGTAGGTTCGCCAAAGATGGCAGAGGCAAAGCGGTACTGCTTTtcgtcgctgctgctgccaaagaGAGAaaccttgctgctgctgcgggagCGGCGGGAGAACTCCTTCATGCCGAGGCCGGAAGTTTCTTCGCCAACTACGAAGAGGAGCATCACGTCggatggggagatggattccgaggagaggagggtggataAAGCGATGAGCTGCGCTGCAAGAGAGGCTTTCGCATCGACGGAACCGCGGCCGGAGATGAGGGTGTCTGGGGTGATTGGCCCTGACGGTGTGGTTTTGTAGGGAATGTATGGTGGGACGACATCGATGTGGGATGTGATGAGGAGCTTGAAGTCGGCGGTGCTGGGCTTCTTAGCTGTGGGCCAAGCCAGGACATTGCATCTCGTATTCGAGCCTGTGTTTAACCCAGCTGGAATAGGTTGAAGCTCGACAGAGTAGTTTTGCTTGCCGAGATATTCCTGAAGGAACAGAgcggcatcctcctcggtgcCACTGAGCGAGGGTATCTCAACGAGGTTCTTGTgaagggcgaggaggtcatGGCGGTAGAATGGGCCGTCGGCGTGCGGCGTAGGGGTCGCatgtgctgctggtgggTACAATGCGCTGCATAGCAGCAGTGCCTGTGAGATCCGCTTCATTTTGAGTTTTGCACCAACTCTCTGCCACCCCAAAGACCGTTGGTGAAAGGTGAAAGATGCAACGTCTCGGTCGAGTTCATAGCGCTGATGAGGTCATCCCTTTCAGTGGGTCCAAAAACATGCACAAATCGCCAATGCAGGGGCTGTGGGGCGCTGCATGACTTGTGCGCTTTACACAgcatcatctcatcttcaaGCTTCGAGAAAACAAACATGTTCAACATCTCATTTCGTATTCATCTCAATCCTCATAGCTGACGAGCAGCAACAGAGGCCAACCGCTCGGGCAACACTTGGCTAAAGTCAAACTTGCCGTCCGCACCCTTCACCACGGTTCCCCGCTCAGTGACAATGGCATCGATCAGCTCATGGGGAGTCACATCGAAAGCTGGGTTCCAGACCCCAATTCTCTGATCAGCAATCGCAACTCTCGCAGTCTTGCTGGTATCGACGGTTCCGTCCTCGTTGACAATGGCACCGCTGATTTGTGTCAGCTCTTCACGCTTGCGCTCCTCGATCTCGATAGCGCTTCCGTTCTCCGTCTCGAGGTCGATGCTGGTTGTTGGCGCAGCGACAACAAACTTGACACCGTGGTGACGAGCCAGGACAGCCAGTTGATAGGTGCCAATCTTGTTGGCAGTATCTCCGTTGCGGACAACGCGGTCAGCGCCGACAATGACGGCGCCAATATTCATGCGCTCACGATGGAGGTTGAAGAGAGCACCAGCCATGCTGTCGGTGATcagggtggaggggatgcCCTCGAAGACGAGCTCGAAGGAAGTAAGACGACTGCCTTGGTTGTAAGGACGAGTCTCGGTGCAGTAGGCGTGCTTGAGGAGACCCTCGGAGTGAAGAGTGCGGATGATGCCAAGGGCAGTGCCGTGGCCCGAGGTTGCGAGGGAACCGGTGTTGCAGTGCGTGAGGACGGAGATGGGCTTTTCAGAAGAGGCATTGTATTGCTGTTGCAACCAGGCGGCACCATGAGAGCCGATAgaggtgttgttgtggaggTCCTTGGCGAGAatctcctcggccgtctgGATGTAGGTGTTCAAGatggcctccttggcctcagGGTGCGCCAAACCCTCGAGGTTGGCGGCTCTAGTGGCCAGCTTGAGAAGTGTGATGGCGTTGGAGAGATCAACAGCTGTTGGCCTGCTCTCCTTGAGGTAGTCAAGTCTCTTTTCGATATGCGCAATGACCTCTTCGGGCTCAGTGGCAGCTGGTGACGGATGTTAGCGATGTCTTGATTCGGGGGCAGTGTCAAACTTACTGCAGTCGCCATTGTGCAACTCAACCGCATGGGCCAAAGCAGCGACGATGGCAATAGCGGGGGCACCTCTCACTCTCATGGAGCGGATGCAGTCAAAAGCCTCTTCGGCAGTTGACACCTCATCGTAGTGGTTCTCATGGGGCAGTCtgagctggtcaaggacTAACAGCTTGCCCCGCGAATACTTGATAGCTTGAAGGGTGGCCATTTTGTAGATGTGTTTCGAGGTCTTTGAAGACACAAAATTTGTTGTCAAAAGTGACCAGCCGTTTTTGAAGATTGTCAAAAGTTCCCCTGGATTTTTTACACTGGGAATCTGCCTGCTCTTGAGCCTGAAATAGAAAATATCTCTCGGGGGTGCAAGCGGCCGGGACTGTCATCAGATGCCCCGCCACTGCGCAAAAGTTTTGGTGGGGCAATTTCTGGAAATTCAAGGTGACGGAGGTGAGCTGCATCGCCAAGAAGCGGTGAGAGCTCCATGGCCATGCATTGATGTGCCACACCCTGCATCTCAGGGGATTCTGCCACCGCATGGCCTGGCCAGGAGCTGTCCTTCTCTAGAATTCCAACGCGCTTCGACCAGGGCATGTCATAGAGGCCCAGAGCTGTCCAACATGGAACAGCCCTTTTCTTCGTCAAAGGTGACGGGTTAGTGACAGTTTTGGTTGATTGGGGAGCTCCCAGCTGACTAGTAGTGTTCCTGTATGCAGTCGAGTACTTCGATCCCCACGATGTCTACAAGCTCCTTGCGCCGGGGTTGATTCCCCGGCTCCCGCTCCGAGACCTCAACTGGCAGTCCCACGCCGGGCCATTGCGATCTATCAACACCCTACACATTGAGCTCCTACCATCCGGAGCCGACTGCTCGAGTATCTTTACCCCCCTATCCTCTCCAAACCCAAAGGGCGCAAGCTCCACCGATGTCGCGAACCAACCGGCCCGGGACGATGGCTTCCAGaccgccaccatcgccgGTAGGGGTGGCTCAAGCGACCAGGTGGACTCGACACTTCGTCCACCAGCAGGGCCAGGCAAGGAAAGGAGACATCAAATACCAGGCTTGCGCCGCACACCTTACCTCAAGGTGCTACTAATACGATGCGACGACAACGATACATACAAGTCCACGACGAAGGCTGAAATAAAGGAGTGGATCAAAGTCaacacaccaccagcccaggGCAAGAGTGGCGCCGAGAACCACGATGCCTTCGAATGGCTGATCATCCATGTGGTCCTCCCAAACACCGTCGCCGCGACCCAGCCGCGGACCACAGGGAAGGTACCCGACTCCAGCGACGTCTCCAAGACGGCGACACTAAAGTGGCGCGGCAGCTCAACATCGTTGCTGGAGAAATTGCGGACCGACTTCAACGGCTCAGGCAAGGGCGCTGTGGACAGGATCAGGCAGATTCGCATTGGCGTCAACGACGTGCCATATAGTATGCTCCCGAGGGTGGTGCCTGCGGTACCTACGGGGTATCGTGAGACCGAGCAGGACAGTGAGGCCGCGTGGGCGGACTTGATCGGGAAGTTCAAGGAGCTCATCCTATCCAGCTTCGACACACGCGTCACACAGTACGAAGAGGACATCAAGGAACGAGACGCCCAGAGGAGTTTACCAGGGTGGAATTTCTGCACTTTTTTCATTCTGAAAGAAGGCCTGGCCAGGGGTTTCGAAAGTGTTGGTCTTGTTGAGGATGCCCTAGTTGGGTATGATGAGCTTAGTGTTGGGCTCGACACTATCATCCAAGAACAAGCGGCTGCGGGGTCTGCGGAAGCACATGGAGGCGCTCTGCTTCCGTATACCCCGGATCTCAAAGAGACAGCACAAAAGGCTCTCAGTGAGATCGCTGGCGGTACTCTTGAgtttgaggaagaggaggctgtGGATCTCCAGTCTGGCGACAAGCAAAAGCTGGATTATTCCGAAAGCATCCCCATCACTTCATCCAAAAAGACATACCGAGAGTTGATCTTGGCCAACAATGTGTCTTTATTCGATTTCAGGTGCTACATCTTTGCACGCCAAATCTCTCTGCTCCTTCGTCTTGGAAATGCATGGTCAACACGAGAGGAACTGGTGGCCAAGCTGAAGGAGCAGCAAGAAATGGTCCCGCGAGGAGTGGCTGCAAAAACACCCGTACCCAAGCTGAatgaggagcaggagaactTGCTGCAGCTCGCTGAGATCTGCAAACGCACGCTCGAGTTCGTGCCTGCGATTTCGACAGTCATGAGAGAAGACATCATTGCGGCCATCATGTCTGCCAGGAAAcacgaagaagaagatggggtCAAGCCAGTCCTCGATTCCATGCTCTCCGAGGTTGTGGACAACATGGTGTCGTCCTTTGCCTTTTCTGTTGCCCAACAGGTTCTCGCCCAGACGTCTACCAAGGCGCTGCCTATCCCACCTTCTACCCTTAATGATGCCCATGATCAGAAGACGTCTATCCCAGACCCCAAAACGACGATGCATCCAGCCCGGACGACGTCCCTTCACGGCCAGGGCACTCAACGGCCACCTCTCAGCCCTGGGTTCCCGTCTGGGCGCCTGCCTGGTTCTATTGATAGTCCAGCTACGTCGTCATTTCAGAAGGCTGGGCTCGAAGAACTTGCTGCTAGGAGAGCCGAGTTGTATGCATTGTCCCGAAATATTTTGGAGGAGTGTGGCAAGAAGCGTGGCTGGTCTGACGGGTGGTCGTCAGTCCCTACGGTAGGGGAAGCTGGGATTGTCgacatggaggagattggccttgacgatgatgatgatgatgatgatgccgaaAAGACCAAGCCGGCTGCAAGAGAAACCGCTGAGGTTTTGCACACGTCGGTTGCCGGCGTGggaaccaccctcctccgcacAGCGCTCGACAATAAGGATGACTTTTATCGGCTCTACGAGACGCTCACCGATAAAGCTCTCCGGCACTACACAGTCGCCCACCACCTGCACTCGGTCCAGGCCTGCATGGCTGATTTGGCGGTGCTCAAGTTTCACCTTGAGGAGTACAAGGACGCAGCTTACTACTTTTACCGCGTCATTCCCTTCTTTGGAGAGAGCAGCTGGGCCCTCCTTGAGCTTTCCATGCTGGTCATGTATGCGAGGTGTCTAAAGAAGTTGAACAAGCTGGACGATTACGTCAACCAAGCACTTCGGCAGCTCCTTTGCAAGGCAGCCGCCGCTGAGAGGGACAGATTGCAACAAAAGTCACAATTCAGGAACAGCCTTACGTCTGCGACTCAGTACCCAGAAGCCTCGGCCATCACGGGATTCCTGGCGGACCTGATTTCGGTGTCAACATCGCTAGAAAAGGATGTGAGGATTCCCCTGACCAGCCTCTGCTGTGACCTTGCTCTGGACGGGCCACCATTCTATGACGAGGGCCAGGacagcttctccttgtttCTTGACTTTCACAGTCTTTTGGTTGATGAGTTTGAAGCTGATTCGGTCAGCATCCGCATCACGAGCAAGACTGCAGGGGGCAGCAGGGAAATTTGGCTACAGACCGAGAAGCCGGTTACCATCCGGCCAGGGCCGAACAAGGTACGAGTACAGAGCACCACGATGATGGCTGGCACTTTTGAAGTAGATCAGGTTCGTCTGTCCAGCGAGAAGGTATTGCTGCACTACGAACGAGATCCCAACCAGCATGTAGACAAGGGGATTGCAAGCCTGAAAAATCCTCAAGTGGCTATTTACCAACGAGCTAGCGGCCTTGACGTCCGACTGTCAGGGACAAAGGACCTGCAActcgacaagaagaaatCACTAGATCTTGAGCTATCAACTGGTTGGAACGCCGTCAAGACGTGCGAGATTAAGATTAGGTCCGCGACTGGTGGGCTGCGGCTGGTCATGAGTGAAGCAGAGGTGATTGGCTCGACACAGGCCACCAAAGCAGAGGGAGGCACCTTCAAATTCGGCGCCATTCCCGCAAATAGCTCTGTCAAGGTCCGGTTTCCCTTCACCGTTGAGCACGACCTGCTCGATGTCGCTGTCAGGGCGGAGGTTACCTACTCCACCGAGCGTGGGagcttcaccttcttcaagacATCATCTGTACCGATCTCTCTCGCAGTCGAGGTCAACGTTCAGGATATCTTCAAGCACAACGCACTCTTCTCGCGATTTGCggtctcctccgccagctccaGCCCGTTGAGGTTGTTCAAGAGCGAGCTGTTGGGCTCCGAGGTCTTTGACACACACTTTGGCCATTCGCCCAGCCAGCCGGTGTTGATCTTTCCCAAACAGCCCACCAGCCTGCTGTACAAAATCACGAGAAAGCGCGGGGTTGCCATCGGGCCGAAGACAAACAAGACGCTGTATCTCAAGCTGCATTACAGCGTTTTGCAGGAAGAGATTGAGACTCTGTTTGAGAAGACCATCGTTGCCGATCTGGAAGACTCGCCCATGAGGGAGTACGCCAAGCTGATCGTCTCCACGGTTCTGGCGGTAGTCCAAGCCCACCTGTCGGAACACGAGCTTGAGAAAGCGGCGTTGCTGGGGGAGCTGCAGACGAGCTTTTTGGGTCATGTCAATTGGGAATCGCACTTTGCTGGTCTGGGGTTGGCGTCAAACACTCAACAGCAAAAAAGCGGGACCAGCTcccctgcttcttcttcttcttctgtgGAAGACATCTCGTCGGCCACTCTGGCAGGTTTTATGACTGCCTTTTTCACCAATCACGCTTTCCTCCCGTTACCGCACCCCGAGTCAATCCCGGAACCAAACACGATTGTCATCCCGGTTGATGTACCCCCAGTAGCAATCGTTCACACGGCCGACTTGAGGGTTTCATTGTCTCAACCTCCAGTGGTGAACGGGACGGACGCTAACGATGGCAGCCCTACGTTCGTGATtaaccagctcctccctaCCACCCTCCACCTAAAATGGACGCGGATGTGGGACACTGACCTGTCCACTTCGTCTCTGTCTCAAGACCTGGAGTTCGGGTATGAGATCACTGCCCCGGGGGATAGCTGGCtgcttggggggaggaggaaggggcaTTTTGTTATACCGGctgttgacgatgatgatgcagagAAAAAGTTGAGTTCGACGGCGGAGACGGAGGCGGAGATACCTGTTGTTTTGGTGCctttgagggaggggtattTACCTTGGCCCGGGGTGGAGATTAGGGAGGTTAGGGCGGGAGGagagaatgggaatgggacgggggagaaTAGTCCTGTGGTGAATATTGCTGGGGGGGTGCATTGCGAGACGGATTATAGGAACTTgggggagacggtggaggttgtgggggaTCGGGGGAGGGTTACGGTTAGTTTGGATGTtagtgatggtgggggggataGGGGGGGTCCGATGGTGCTGGAGtgtgagggggggggatggggggttgggagggttgttgcTTAGACTACGTatgaggggggatgttgtGACTAGCAGAGGAAGGTTTAGGTATGGTCAATATTCTTAATCGAGAAGGTCTTCTTGACTGCTTTACCAACTGTGTGGCGTGGGGTATTGTTCACGAGCTTGGCAAGGGCGGCCGGATGAGCAGAGTGAGTACTGCAGGTATGCGCATAAGGTCTCTTGTCAGATGCGCCTACACAGTTCTGCGGGTAGGCCCGTCTGCCCAGACACTCCGAATTAGGTACCACCAATCATCCACGGCGTCACCGCTCTAGGTTGATATCATGATCTCCGGTCATCGGCAGACAAATCTAGATTCTAACATCCGACCGGCGACCGGCCGCATGAAAGAATTACCACCCGACTTTGGCCCCAGCGGGAGACAGATCATCTGGCTGACTACTCTCATGACTAAGGGGGTTTCCAAAGCCGAGGTTGCACGAGTTCAGGGATGGAGATGCCCGCCTTTTGCGCCACATTTCGATATTatatgtgtatgtgtgtgtgtcatGTATTCGCTGCGGGTCACACACTATTTACCCCAGTACAGGCGGAATTCGAGGTTGGGGGTACGAAGCTCGGAAAGTCGAAAGAGTTGAGTGTCACGAATGTAGATTAGGTACCTGATTACAGATATGTGGAAGACACAGCAGGTCGGGCTATGAGTAAGCGAATGCAGGTTTTGAGACTTGGGGCTGGTTGGGCTGGGTGGTATGACCTCAGTTTTGGAGTGGGAAGGCTGTGAGAGGGTGTTAGTAATGAGGTGTGGGTGTGTCTCGGCCTCGGTTGTCAAATGTAGAGTGATCAATGGTTGATGGGGGCGGAATTGTTGAAGGCTTTCTCGTCTCTGGTGTAAAATTGCTGGGTTGAGGGAGCTGAAGGTGAGTGTTGAGATGGGTTACCTATATAACGGATGAGATGTGGATTTTTCGCCACCTTGAATTTTGTTGCAAGTTTCACAgcttttttatttctttgtCTTATAAGAAATGGCTGAggcatcgtcatcgtcacatccagcgaggaagagaaggccCCATAAAAGGAGTCGACATGGCTGTCTGACATGCAAGCAGCGGCATATTCGATGTGACGAGCTCAAACCGGTCTGGTGGGCACAAGCTTTGATCTACCTATGTCTTGTTCGTATGGCTAACGGGAGTAGCACCAACTGTCTTACACGTGGGGGAGAGTGCGGTTATGCTGCTGAAGGAGCCAGGGGTGCATCTGATTCCCCTTCGTCGGCAGCTGCAACAATGCAACCACCTCTGGTAGCGTACCCGAGCTCACCGGCAGATCCATTTGATACATTGCCCATCAAAATGTCATATCGGTCGTTGGAGCTGTTCAATCACTGTATGGATCCAGCATGCATGTTGACTTGATAAAGGAGGTGAGGCTGATATTCAGGGGGAAAGTTGCCAACTATCGGATCTTCAGCCGGACGGCTGTACCGAAGAGTGCGAGTTCCCAGTGGTTAGTTACAGCCTCCTTACTTGACAAGAATGGGCAATACAGCTTACAGAACAGTGTCGGAATCGCCCTCTCCAATCCAGACACGTTTCGAGCCTGTCTCATCATGAGTGCGCTGCACTATTCCCGAATCAGTGGCGGCCTGAGGGAGTCCGAGATGGAAGAGACGTACTTGTACCACAAGCTCGAGGCGATGAGGACTCTAAACAGCAAAGTTACAGACTTGGAAACGTGCACTAGTGATGGGTGTCTGAGCTTGATTGCTGGGTTAGCTTTGGCTGAGGTAATACCTTTGTTCTTCTTAGGCCTGTATCGCACTGCTAACAATCTTAAGGGTGGCATGGGTGACCAAACTGCCGCCGAGGCACATATCAATGGTCTCTGTACTTTGATCGACATGAAGCGCCCCGAGGAATGGCAGCATCGGTTCTATGGGATGCTTCAAAGAATCATTCTGATGTAAGTTGAATACATCGTTACCAATCCCAGGCAGATTTCAGTCTTTCGAACCTCTGCTTCACTTTTCCGTTGTCTGTACTAAATTTTTATCAAAAGGGCTGGCAGTTACGTTGCTGCATCCAGGGACCCGTTTCTAGAATCACACGTCATCGAAACCGACGACATGACCCTCTGCTATCCCCATCCATATTTCACCAAACCCACATCAACCCTATTATCAACTGCTCAAGTCAAAGCCACTAGCATCTCGCCCTTCTATCTGACCTCCACACCCTGTCTCGAGGCCTGCAAAGCCgatgttgagggagaagtaCTATTCAACGTCCTTGAGCGCCTCACCTCGAGCTGCTTCACGCcatacaacaacaataacagcGAGACGACTTCACTCCTCCTCTCAGATGCAGAGTCTTACATCGCCAGCCTGCTCTTTCAACCGGACCCTTCCTCGACTTCACCATCCGAAGCTTCATTTCACAAGGGCCAGCATCACAAAAAGAGCAAGAGAAAAGGCCACCCATACAGTCAAGCACCACCAATCTACTACCCAAACTCAAGCCGTGCCTGGGCCGCAGCCGGTTACCTCTACATCCATCTCATATTATCCCCTCTCTGGACCCAAACCCACCAAGAAGAGAGTATAGACCCCGACCTCCTTTGGCatctcctcaacaccctgcGAGAAGACATTACCAAAACCGAAGCAGCCATGAACATCGGCGCCTATAGCCCAGAGCTGTGGATATGGGAGGTTGTCATAGCCGCCTACACCGTCCGTGTGTCTCTCCAgagacaacagcaacagcaacaacaacaacaacaacaacaacaacaacaacaacaagacccaATGACGACGAGCTTGGCAAGTGTAGCTGAGGACATCTTCAGCACTACATCATCAAAAGTTTTATCAACCTCTCAAACAGTCATCTGGCCTGGCCTCACCTACGCCGAAAGTTTAgtttcttcatcttcctcgcaGGATGGTAGCGGTgcttcttcaccctctcaCGACAATCCTGACCGAGGGCCCGGAATTCCCAGCCAACCGCACACTTATATTCCGCCTGTgtcacctccaccaaaagaTCACCTCCATTCCCTCAAGGTGTTCTTCCGTCAGAAGATCGCCGTATGGAGCCAGACAATCAGGGTTG
This genomic window contains:
- a CDS encoding hypothetical protein (BUSCO:EOG09260NHB; EggNog:ENOG503NVW7; COG:S): MPRHCAKVLVGQFLEIQGDGGELHRQEAVRAPWPCIDVPHPASQGILPPHGLARSCPSLEFQRASTRACHRGPELSNMEQPFSSSKVTVEYFDPHDVYKLLAPGLIPRLPLRDLNWQSHAGPLRSINTLHIELLPSGADCSSIFTPLSSPNPKGASSTDVANQPARDDGFQTATIAGRGGSSDQVDSTLRPPAGPGKERRHQIPGLRRTPYLKVLLIRCDDNDTYKSTTKAEIKEWIKVNTPPAQGKSGAENHDAFEWLIIHVVLPNTVAATQPRTTGKVPDSSDVSKTATLKWRGSSTSLLEKLRTDFNGSGKGAVDRIRQIRIGVNDVPYSMLPRVVPAVPTGYRETEQDSEAAWADLIGKFKELILSSFDTRVTQYEEDIKERDAQRSLPGWNFCTFFILKEGLARGFESVGLVEDALVGYDELSVGLDTIIQEQAAAGSAEAHGGALLPYTPDLKETAQKALSEIAGGTLEFEEEEAVDLQSGDKQKLDYSESIPITSSKKTYRELILANNVSLFDFRCYIFARQISLLLRLGNAWSTREELVAKLKEQQEMVPRGVAAKTPVPKLNEEQENLLQLAEICKRTLEFVPAISTVMREDIIAAIMSARKHEEEDGVKPVLDSMLSEVVDNMVSSFAFSVAQQVLAQTSTKALPIPPSTLNDAHDQKTSIPDPKTTMHPARTTSLHGQGTQRPPLSPGFPSGRLPGSIDSPATSSFQKAGLEELAARRAELYALSRNILEECGKKRGWSDGWSSVPTVGEAGIVDMEEIGLDDDDDDDDAEKTKPAARETAEVLHTSVAGVGTTLLRTALDNKDDFYRLYETLTDKALRHYTVAHHLHSVQACMADLAVLKFHLEEYKDAAYYFYRVIPFFGESSWALLELSMLVMYARCLKKLNKLDDYVNQALRQLLCKAAAAERDRLQQKSQFRNSLTSATQYPEASAITGFLADLISVSTSLEKDVRIPLTSLCCDLALDGPPFYDEGQDSFSLFLDFHSLLVDEFEADSVSIRITSKTAGGSREIWLQTEKPVTIRPGPNKVRVQSTTMMAGTFEVDQVRLSSEKVLLHYERDPNQHVDKGIASLKNPQVAIYQRASGLDVRLSGTKDLQLDKKKSLDLELSTGWNAVKTCEIKIRSATGGLRLVMSEAEVIGSTQATKAEGGTFKFGAIPANSSVKVRFPFTVEHDLLDVAVRAEVTYSTERGSFTFFKTSSVPISLAVEVNVQDIFKHNALFSRFAVSSASSSPLRLFKSELLGSEVFDTHFGHSPSQPVLIFPKQPTSLLYKITRKRGVAIGPKTNKTLYLKLHYSVLQEEIETLFEKTIVADLEDSPMREYAKLIVSTVLAVVQAHLSEHELEKAALLGELQTSFLGHVNWESHFAGLGLASNTQQQKSGTSSPASSSSSVEDISSATLAGFMTAFFTNHAFLPLPHPESIPEPNTIVIPVDVPPVAIVHTADLRVSLSQPPVVNGTDANDGSPTFVINQLLPTTLHLKWTRMWDTDLSTSSLSQDLEFGYEITAPGDSWLLGGRRKGHFVIPAVDDDDAEKKLSSTAETEAEIPVVLVPLREGYLPWPGVEIREVRAGGENGNGTGENSPVVNIAGGVHCETDYRNLGETVEVVGDRGRVTVSLDVSDGGGDRGGPMVLECEGGGWGVGRVVA
- a CDS encoding hypothetical protein (EggNog:ENOG503PDF4) produces the protein MSALHYSRISGGLRESEMEETYLYHKLEAMRTLNSKVTDLETCTSDGCLSLIAGLALAEGGMGDQTAAEAHINGLCTLIDMKRPEEWQHRFYGMLQRIILMAGSYVAASRDPFLESHVIETDDMTLCYPHPYFTKPTSTLLSTAQVKATSISPFYLTSTPCLEACKADVEGEVLFNVLERLTSSCFTPYNNNNSETTSLLLSDAESYIASLLFQPDPSSTSPSEASFHKGQHHKKSKRKGHPYSQAPPIYYPNSSRAWAAAGYLYIHLILSPLWTQTHQEESIDPDLLWHLLNTLREDITKTEAAMNIGAYSPELWIWEVVIAAYTVRVSLQQQQQQQQQQQDPMTTSLASVAEDIFSTTSSKVLSTSQTVIWPGLTYAESLVSSSSSQDGSGASSPSHDNPDQPHTYIPPVSPPPKDHLHSLKVFFRQKIAVWSQTIRVADWEGTRQMLTRIVWPNQSAGQLTSYSERLDTVMKTIWYEACLWLQ